A region of [Bacteroides] pectinophilus DNA encodes the following proteins:
- a CDS encoding MGMT family protein: MNTFEKIYEVVKQIPRGYVATYGQIAELAGNRHWSRVVGYALHSNPQPGVIPCHRVVTKDGDVSRAFAFGGQSRQIELLKDEGVEFVDGHVDMEKYQWTKRIF, translated from the coding sequence ATGAATACGTTTGAAAAGATATATGAAGTAGTAAAACAGATTCCACGTGGGTATGTTGCCACATACGGGCAGATAGCTGAGCTCGCCGGCAACAGACACTGGTCGAGGGTTGTGGGGTATGCACTTCACTCCAACCCTCAGCCGGGTGTAATTCCATGCCACAGAGTCGTTACAAAAGACGGTGATGTGTCCAGGGCATTTGCGTTCGGAGGACAAAGCCGCCAGATTGAGCTCCTTAAGGATGAAGGAGTGGAATTTGTTGACGGGCATGTTGATATGGAAAAATATCAATGGACAAAGCGTATATTCTAA